The following coding sequences lie in one Trichoderma breve strain T069 chromosome 1, whole genome shotgun sequence genomic window:
- a CDS encoding myo-inositol-1-phosphate synthase domain-containing protein codes for MAPHAETASTGAAPSTFVVNSPNVNYTDSEIRSKYTYRTTSVETDANGNFVATPKETLYDFKVDRKVPKVGMMLVGWGGNNGTTVTAGIIANRRNLVWDTKEGVQEANYYGSVVMSSTVKLGTDAKTNKEINIPFHNLLPMVHPNDLVIGGWDISSLNLAQAMDRAKVLEPALKAHVRKEMAELTPLPSIYYPDFIAANQEDRADNLIEGSKACNAHVEQIRKDIRDFKANNGLDKVVVLWTANTERYADIVDGVNDTADNLLKAIEQGHEEVSPSTVFAVACILEGAPFINGSPQNTFVPGAIELAEKHNAYIGGDDFKSGQTKMKSALVDFLINAGIKLTSIASYNHLGNNDGKNLSSQKQFRSKEISKSNVVDDMVEANSILYKKGEHPDHCVVIKYMPAVGDNKRALDEYYAEIFLGGHQTISLFNICEDSLLASPLIIDLVVVAEMMTRIQWKAASNDGHETSEFKHFHSVLSVLSYMLKAPLTPPGTPVVNALAKQRAALTNIFRACVGLEPESEMTLEHKLF; via the exons ATGGCTCCCCACGCGGAA ACGGCGTCCACTGGTGCTGCTCCGAGCACCTTCGTCGTCAATTCCCCCAATGTCAATTACACGGACTCGGAAATCCGATCCAAATACACCTATCGCACCACTAGTGTCGAGACCGACGCCAATGGCAACTTTGTGGCTACTCCCAAGGAGACGCTCTACGACTTCAAGGTCGACCGCAAGGTTCCCAAGGTCGGCATGATGCTTGTCGGTTGGGGTGGTAACAACGGTACCACTGTTACCGCCGGTATCATTGCCAACCGACGCAACCTTGTTTGGGACACCAAGGAGGGCGTCCAGGAGGCCAACTACTACGGCTCCGTCGTCATGAGCTCGACCGTCAAGCTCGGAACTGACGCCAAGACCAACAAGGAGATCAACATCCCCTTCCACAACTTGCTGCCCATGGTCCACCCCAACGACCTTGTCATTGGAGGCTGGGACATCAGCTCGTTGAACTTGGCCCAGGCCATGGATCGCGCCAAGGTCCTTGAGCCTGCTCTCAAGGCCCACGTCAGGAAGGAGATGGCTGAGCTgactcccctcccctccatctACTACCCTGACTTCATTGCTGCCAACCAGGAGGACCGAGCCGACAACCTCATTGAGGGCTCCAAGGCTTGCAACGCTCACGTTGAGCAGATCCGAAAGGACATTCGTGACTTCAAGGCCAACAACGGCCTTGACAAGGTCGTTGTCCTGTGGACTGCCAACACCGAGCGATACGCCGACATCGTCGACGGAGTCAACGACACCGCCGATAACCTTCTCAAGGCTATTGAGCAGGGTCACGAGGAGGTTTCTCCCTCCACCGTCTTTGCTGTTGCCTGTATCCTGGAGGGTGCCCCCTTCATCAATGGCTCGCCCCAGAACACCTTTGTCCCCGGTGCTATTGAGCTTGCTGAGAAGCACAACGCCTACATTGGTGGCGATGACTTCAAGTCTGGCCAGACCAAGATGAAATCGGCTCTTGTGGACTTCCTCATCAACGCCGGCATCAAGTTGACCTCCATTGCCAGCTACAACCACCTGGGCAACAACGACGGTAAGAACTTGAGCTCCCAGAAGCAGTTCCGCTCCAAGGAGATTTCCAAGTCCAACGTCGTCGATGACATGGTTGAGGCCAACAGCATCCTGTACAAGAAGGGCGAGCACCCCGACCACTGCGTTGTCATCAAGTACATGCCCGCTGTCGGTGACAACAAGCGTGCCCTCGACGAGTACTATGCTGAGATCTTCCTCGGCGGCCACCAAACCATTTC GTTGTTCAACATCTGCGAGGACTCTCTTCTGGCCTCGCCTCTGATTATTGACCTCGTCGTGGTGGCTGAGATGATGACCCGTATCCAGTGGAAGGCTGCTTCCAACGACGGTCATGAAACCTCCGAGTTCAAGCACTTCCACAGTGTTCTGAGCGTCCTGAGCTATATGCTCAAGGCTCCTCTTACTCCTCCGGGAACTCCCGTTGTGAATGCTCTGGCTAAGCAGCGTGCGGCTTTGACCAACATCTTCCGCGCCTGCGTTGGTCTCGAGCCCGAGTCCGAAATGACCCTTGAGCACAAGCTCTTCTAG